One stretch of Carassius auratus strain Wakin unplaced genomic scaffold, ASM336829v1 scaf_tig00009050, whole genome shotgun sequence DNA includes these proteins:
- the LOC113072365 gene encoding cysteine and glycine-rich protein 3-like, with translation MPNWGGGAKCAACEKTVYHAEEIQCNSRSFHKTCFICMACRKGLDSTTVAAHESEIYCKSCYGKKYGPKGYGYGQGAGALSSDPVNNEERQPQEPKTPHPASANSNPSKFAQKFGSTDRCPRCSKAVYAAEKVMGAGKPWHKTCFRCLLCGKSLESTTVTDKDGELYCKVCYAKNFGPKGRGLGNLGVVEDNE, from the exons ATGCCAAACTGGGGTGGAGGAGCCAAATGTGCGGCCTGTGAGAAGACGGTTTACCATGCTGAGGAGATCCAGTGCAACAGCCGCAGCTTCCACAAAACCTGCTTCATCTGCA TGGCTTGCCGAAAAGGTTTAGACAGCACAACAGTCGCAGCACACGAGTCTGAGATTTACTGCAAATCCTGCTATGGCAAGAAATATGGCCCAAAAGGTTATGGGTATGGCCAGGGAGCTGGAGCGTTGAGTTCTGACCCTGTTAATAATGAAGAACGTCAGCCTCAGGA GCCCAAAACTCCCCATCCTGCATCTGCTAACTCGAACCCAAGCAAGTTTGCACAGAAGTTTGGGAGTACGGATCGCTGTCCTCGCTGCTCCAAAGCCGTTTACGCAGCGGAGAAAGTCATGGGTGCTGGAAAG CCCTGGCACAAAACCTGCTTCCGCTGTTTACTGTGTGGGAAGAGCCTGGAGTCCACCACAGTGACGGATAAAGATGGAGAGCTCTACTGTAAAG tttgctATGCAAAAAACTTTGGTCCAAAGGGGCGTGGCCTGGGGAACCTGGGTGTGGTTGAGGACAATGAATGA
- the LOC113072364 gene encoding palmitoyltransferase ZDHHC13-like — MDWSEGDGGHSHGHMGDSCHGHGGGHSHSHGHGGPGFGGFMPGGFHGQLVPGPLDPTQQPRKATHPEDSSSWDIIKATQFGALERCKELIEAGYDVRQPDKENVTLLHWAAINNRADMVKYYISKGAVIDQLGGDLNSTPLHWAIRQGHLSMVIQLMRYGADPSLADGEGYRGLHLAVLFQHMPIAAYLMAKGQEVDSPDVNGQTPLMLAAQKIIGPEPTNFLIKCNASVNAVDKLNRNSPLHCAVLAGNVDSVHILLEAGASVDLENANGHTPIDLAHQVHSPLLVHTLSVVKTERMKANSSCLKLFNRYKVFLLCVFSVVVVGAIGSILDMKTESWLLKGVLLVCVTALINLTSRQLATVAVRSLIPCTGLMASVFWMVVTWVLWFLPDDPSATVQILFTVNITALLYYYLRSCRTDPGIIKATEEEKKKNIVVLAEAGCLDPRIFCTSCMMRKPMRANHCFSCNACVAKQDHHSIWINGCIGARNHPYFVLFLVALSFLCMWMFYGSITYWSKHCPLHYTEEGVWGATTALMGCSPWVLYIFCFAFLNSSWAFILLLVQLYQITFLGLTTAERANLMHRQRKLPQAFSLRQNPFNLGVVRNLVNFFQWRCCGLCKPVVLDWTQQNPMGVRDHPMFSGPDAV, encoded by the exons ATGGACTGGTCAGAAGGAGACGGA ggCCACTCCCACGGTCACATGGGTGACAGTTGTCATGGACACGGCGGTGGCCACTCCCACAGCCATGGTCACGGAGGACCTGGATTTGGCGGTTTCATGCCCGGCGGCTTCCACGGCCAGCTGGTCCCGGGACCTCTTGATCCAACGCAGCAGCCGAGGAAAGCCACGCACCCGGAGGACAGCAGTTCCTGGGATATCATCAAAGCAACACA GTTTGGTGCTCTTGAGAGGTGTAAAGAGCTTATCGAGGCTGGTTATGACGTCAGGCAGCCGGACAAAGAGAACGTTACACTGCTACATTGGGCCGCCATCAATAATCGAGCAGATATGGTCAA ATACTACATATCTAAAGGTGCTGTCATTGACCAACTAGGCGGCGACCTGAATTCAACACCACTCCACTGGGCCATACG ACAGGGTCATTTGTCTATGGTCATTCAGCTGATGCGATATGGAGCCGATCCGTCATTAGCGGATGGTGAAGGGTATCGAGGTCTTCATCTGGCTGTGCTCTTCCAGCATATGCCCATCGCTGCATACCTTATGGCCAAAGGACAG GAAGTGGATTCGCCGGACGTAAATGGGCAGACTCCGCTGATGTTGGCAGCACAAAAAATCATCGG ACCTGAGCCTACAAACTTCCTGATAAAGTGTAACGCTTCAGTGAATGCGGTTGATAAATTGAACAGAAACTCACCTCTGCACTGCGCTGTGCTGGCCGGGAACGTTGATTCGGTCCACATCCTGCTGGAGGCTGGAGCCAGCGTTGACCTGGAGAATGCCAAT GGTCACACTCCCATTGACCTGGCGCACCAGGTGCACAGCCCTCTGCTCGTTCACACACTCAGTGTGGTGAAGACCGAACGAATGAAAGCCAACTCCTCGTGTCTCAAACTGTTCAACAGATACAAG GTCTTTCTGCTGTGTGTCTTCAGTGTTGTTGTGGTGGGAGCCATCGGTTCTATATTGGACATGAAGACAGAGTCCTGGTTATTGAAGGGTGTGCTGCTGGTCTGCGTCACAGCTCTGATCAACCTCACTTCAAG GCAGCTGGCGACGGTGGCGGTGCGGTCTTTGATTCCCTGCACAGGTCTCATGGCTTCTGTCTTCTGGATGGTGGTCACCTGGGTCCTGTGGTTTCTGCCTG ATGACCCGAGCGCTACGGTTCAGATCCTGTTCACAGTCAACATCACAGCCTTACTGTATTACTACCTCCGCTCCTGCAGGACAGACCCTGGCATCATCAAGGCAactgaggaggagaagaagaag AATATCGTGGTCCTGGCAGAGGCGGGCTGTCTGGATCCCAGGATATTTTGCACCTCTTGTATG ATGAGAAAGCCAATGAGAGCTAATCACTGCTTTTCCTGTAATGCCTGTGTGGCTAAACAGGACCACCACTCCATTTGGATCAACGGCTGCATTG ggGCCAGAAATCACCCTTACTTTGTGCTTTTCCTGGTTGCTCTGAGCTTTTTGTGCATGTGGATGTTCTACGGCAGTATCACGT aCTGGTCCAAACACTGTCCGCTGCACTACACAGAGGAGGGCGTCTGGGGGGCGACGACCGCTCTGATGGGCTGCTCTCCCTGGGTGCTCTACATCTTCTGCTTTGCTTTCTTAAACTCTTCCTGGGCCTTCATCCTGCTTTTGGTGCAGCTCTACCAG ATCACGTTCCTCGGGCTGACAACGGCAGAGAGAGCAAACCTGATGCACAGACAGAGAAAACTCCCTCAAGCCTTCTCTCTCAGACAAAACCCGTTCAA TCTTGGAGTGGTGAGGAACCTGGTGAACTTCTTCCAGTGGCGCTGCTGTGGTCTCTGTAAGCCAGTGGTGCTGGACTGGACTCAACAGAATCCCATGGGTGTCCGAGACCATCCCATGTTCAGTGGTCCCGATGCTGTTTGA